The Garra rufa chromosome 18, GarRuf1.0, whole genome shotgun sequence genome window below encodes:
- the esyt1a gene encoding extended synaptotagmin-1, producing MQKEPMPSDDAGPSASAAPEAGDSALPQESAGKHAVSVLWSFGKCVGALLPVYLAGYFGFSISLVLFGLLVYMGWKHSRDGKLARLQSSMYFLENEQDVTTTRVFRSKRELPAWVNFPDVEKVEWMNKILQQAWPFIGQYLEKLLVETIAPSIRATSAHLQTLSFTKVDLGDKAMKVVGVKAYTEHDKRQVILDLYISYAGDVEINVEVKKYFCKAGVKGIQLHGKLRVILEPLIGDVPLVGAITMFFIRRPKLDINWTGMTNLLDIPGLNAMSDTMIMDAIASFLVLPNRLTVPLVANLHVAQLRSPLPRGIVRIHLLEAEDLAAKDNYMKGVISGKSDPYAVLRVGTQTFTSHHVDNNLNPQWREMYEVIVHEVPGQELELEVFDKDPDQDDFLGRMKLDLGIVKKAVLLDEWYTLKDAPSGQVHLKLEWLSLLPSAERLSEVLERNKNITIYGKTADPPSAAILTVYLDRAQDLPFKKGNKDPNPVVQISVQDTTKESRTVYTTNNPVWEDAFTFFIQDPRKQDIDIQVKDDDRALSLGSLSIPMSRLLSSAELSMDQWFQLEKSGPASRIYITAMLRVLWLNEEAILTTPVTPLPGDGDIESEVSSGVSKVTPTLKRPEHTSPDSNFASEGVLRIHLVEAQSLIAKDNLMGGMVKGKSDPYVKIRVGGLAFKSQVIKENLNPVWNELYEVILTQLPGQEVEFDLYDKDIDQDDFLGRVKVSLRDLISAQFTDQWYTLNDVKSGRIHLVLEWVPKVSDPTRFEQILHYNYQQSYLNKTVPSAALLFVYIERAHGLPLKKSGKEPKAGAEVSLKNVSYRTKVVNRSTSPQWDEAFHFLIHSPTEDTLIVKLSHSWGQALGSLVLPVRELLDEKDLVLDRWFSLDGAIPESQILLRAELKLLDSKLAQCSEAEDSSHVIPSGDADAEANRELRHRSVPVQGGEDASSTGKAQVKLSVAYSSEENRLAITVHACRNLPSYSKDPPDTYISFILLPDKNRNTKRKTSVKKKSFKPEFSERFDFDMSLEEAKQKHLEVSVKNSVSFMSREKELLGKLQLDLNQLDLKTGVSQWYDLSRESN from the exons ATGCAGAAAGAGCCGATGCCATCTGATGATGCAGGGCCGAGCGCGAGTGCCGCTCCGGAGGCTGGGGACTCGGCCCTGCCTCAAGAGTCCGCTGGAAAACACGCCGTGTCAGTTCTCTGGTCCTTTGGAAAATGCGTCGGTGCCTTATTGCCGGTCTACCTGGCTGGATATTTCGGATTCAGTATCAGTTTAGTTTTGTTCGGTCTCTTGGTGTATATGGGATGGAAACACAGTCGCGATGGAAAACTAGCGCGACTGCAAAGCTCGATGTATTTTTTGGAGAATGAGCAGGATGTCACTACTACACGGGTGTTCAGAAGTAAACGAGAATTACCGGCATGG gtgAACTTTCCTGACGTGGAAAAGGTTGAGTGGATGAATAAG ATATTGCAGCAGGCTTGGCCGTTtattggacaatatttggagaAGCTGCTGGTGGAGACTATTGCCCCTTCAATCCGAGCCACCAGTGCTCATCTGCAAACTCTCAGCTTCACCAAAGTTGACTTGGGTGACAAG gCTATGAAGGTAGTTGGAGTGAAGGCCTACACTGAGCATGATAAGCGTCAGGTGATACTGGATCTTTATATCAG TTATGCAGGAGATGTGGAGATTAACGTTGAGGTGAAGAAGTACTTTTGTAAAGCTGGAGTGAAAGGCATTCAG CTGCATGGAAAATTGAGGGTGATTTTGGAACCTCTAATTGGAGATGTTCCTCTCGTTGGAGCCATTACTATGTTCTTCATTCGCAGACCT AAACTCGACATCAACTGGACTGGCATGACCAATTTGTTAGACATACCTGGTTTGAA TGCCATGTCGGACACTATGATAATGGATGCAATCGCCTCTTTCCTGGTTCTCCCCAATCGTCTCACTGTGCCTTTGGTGGCCAATCTGCACGTAGCACAGCTGCGTTCCCCTCTCCCACGG GGTATAGTTCGTATCCATTTGCTGGAGGCAGAAGACCTTGCTGCCAAGGATAACTACATGAAAGGCGTTATATCTGGGAAGTCTGACCCGTATGCAGTGTTACGGGTGGGCACACAGACCTTCACCTCCCACCACGTGGACAACAACCTTAATCCTCAATGGAGGGAGATGTACGAG GTGATTGTTCATGAAGTACCTGGTCAGGAGCTGGAGCTGGAGGTGTTTGATAAAGATCCTGATCAGGATGACTTTCTTGGAAG AATGAAGCTGGATTTAGGTATTGTGAAGAAAGCAGTTCTTTTGGATGAG TGGTACACTTTAAAGGATGCGCCATCAGGTCAGGTTCATCTCAAACTAGAATGGCTCTCTCTGCTGCCCTCTGCAGAACGCCTTAGTGAA GTGCTGGAGAGGAATAAAAACATTACCATATATGGTAAAACAGCAGATCCTCCTTCTGCTGCCATTTTGACTGTTTATCTGGACAGGGCACAAGATCTACct TTTAAGAAAGGCAATAAGGACCCCAACCCTGTGGTGCAGATATCTGTGCAGGATACCACCAAAGAGAGCAGG ACGGTGTACACGACTAATAATCCAGTATGGGAGGATGCCTTTACGTTTTTTATTCAGGACCCACGTAAACAAGATATCGACATCCAG GTGAAGGATGATGACAGGGCATTGAGTCTGGGCAGTTTGTCTATCCCCATGTCCCGTCTGCTCTCCAGCGCTGAGCTCAGCATGGATCAATGGTTTCAGCTAGAAAAGTCTGGACCGGCCAGCCGTATCTACATCACAGCTATGCTGAGG GTGTTGTGGCTAAATGAAGAAGCCATTCTTACCACACCTGTGACTCCGTTACCTGGAGATGGAGATATTGAATCAGAAGTGTCTTCAGGGGTATCAAAAGTGACTCCCACTTTAAAACGGCCCGAGCACACTAGTCCAGACAGCAACTTTGCATCAGAG GGAGTTCTGCGGATCCACCTGGTAGAAGCCCAGAGTCTCATTGCTAAGGACAATTTAATGGGCGGCATGGTGAAGGGAAAGAGTGACCCGTATGTGAAGATCCGTGTGGGAGGACTGGCCTTTAAGAGTCAGGTCATCAAAGAGAACCTAAACCCTGTTTGGAATGAACTTTATGAG GTGATCTTGACCCAGCTCCCAGGTCAGGAGGTGGAATTTGACCtttatgataaagacattgatCAGGATGACTTCCTTGGCAG GGTTAAAGTGAGTCTCCGAGACCTTATCAGCGCTCAGTTTACTGATCAG TGGTATACTCTGAATGATGTGAAGTCTGGACGAATTCATCTTGTGTTAGAATGGGTGCCTAAAGTTTCAGATCCCACCAGATTTGAACAG ATCCTACATTACAACTATCAGCAGTCTTACCTGAATAAAACAGTTCCCTCTGCTGCATTGCTTTTTGTGTATATTGAGAGAGCACATGGTCTGCCT TTAAAAAAGAGCGGGAAGGAGCCAAAAGCAGGAGCAGAGGTGTCACTCAAAAATGTATCCTACCGGACCAAA GTTGTCAACCGCTCAACTTCTCCGCAGTGGGATGAAGCTTTTCATTTCCTGATTCATAGTCCAACAGAAGACACACTTATAGTCAAA CTTTCTCACAGCTGGGGTCAAGCTCTAGGCTCACTTGTGCTTCCTGTGAGGGAGCTGCTGGATGAGAAGGATCTGGTGCTGGACCGCTGGTTCAGTCTGGATGGAGCCATACCTGAAAGTCAGATTCTGCTGAGAGCTGAACTCAAG CTCCTAGACAGCAAGTTGGCTCAATGTAGCGAAGCAGAAGATTCAAGTCATGTCATCCCCAGTGGAGACGCAGATGCTGAGGCCAATCGTGAGCTCCGACACAGGAGTGTGCCCGTCCAAGG AGGTGAGGATGCTAGTTCAACAGGGAAGGCCCAGGTGAAGCTCTCTGTTGCCTATTCATCTGAGGAGAACCGACTGGCTATTACCGTCCATGCATGCAG GAACTTGCCGTCCTACTCTAAGGATCCACCAGACACTTACATCTCATTTATTCTACTTCCGGACAAGAACCGGAACACCAAAAGGAAGACCAGTGTTAAGAAGAAAAGCTTCAAACCTGAGTTCAGTGAGAG ATTTGATTTTGACATGTCACTTGAAGAAGCGAAGCAGAAACACCTTGAAGTGTCTGTCAAGAACAGTGTTTCCTTCATGAGTCGTGAAAAAGAGCTTCTTGGCAAG CTTCAGTTAGATTTGAATCAGCTGGATCTCAAGACAGGAGTATCACAGTG GTATGACTTGTCACGTGAGTCCAACTGA